The following coding sequences are from one Bufo bufo chromosome 2, aBufBuf1.1, whole genome shotgun sequence window:
- the MRPL52 gene encoding 39S ribosomal protein L52, mitochondrial, whose protein sequence is MAAPMLVSRLRSGLYPWKRTLHSSALQCAAQDWRIKHGFARSGSEYGPLTDLPDWSFADGRPGPPWKGQIRRKEENKELSRRIVLLSNEIDQGIKNWTEKQERIKEKQLLKQKNQLKAKAIFKKNSESQ, encoded by the exons TGAGCCGCCTGCGGTCGGGGCTGTACCCATGGAAGCGCACTTTACATAGCAGTGCTTTGCAGTGTGCTGCACAGGACTGGAGGATTAA GCATGGCTTTGCTCGCAGTGGTTCAGAATACGGTCCCTTGACAGATCTTCCAGACTGGAGTTTTGCTG ATGGTCGACCAGGTCCACCATGGAaaggacagatcagaagaaaagaGGAGAACAAAGAACTTTCT AGACGTATTGTCTTGCTCAGTAATGAGATAGATCAAGGAATAAAAAATTGGACAGAGAAACAGGAACGTATCAAGGAAAaacaacttttgaaacagaagaaTCAACTAAAAGCCAAGGCTATATTTAAGAAAAACTCGGAATCCCAATAA